One genomic segment of Entelurus aequoreus isolate RoL-2023_Sb linkage group LG25, RoL_Eaeq_v1.1, whole genome shotgun sequence includes these proteins:
- the nfatc2ip gene encoding NFATC2-interacting protein — protein MVPEGSSDTLTNMADALSDIKVCVAKPPPKRRRILDSSAIVPVPIYSNKVNSSLHLKAELPPSDRLVPADQDGLWSQMSCRGHARADVLTLSDSEEEQEVPLVDHGTDQGGSRPLSPPPEDIPVQKQSRQFQKKIDEVNRRLRAVSAALSPEDGGRVLRRRRSAAPEQDDVIIVESESHDWRAEESRLKVRCRTEVYKLPVLSTTLLKEVASQLSAILHVPSHRLLLLREEAELPGHASVRELGLGIADILECVVMAAERGGLISVRLQGKERGSARDFSVHKEAELGAIFSQYVSAMPARARRKVQFHFDGCKVTANQTPAQLDMEDGDIIEVWM, from the exons aTGGTCCCTGAAGGCAGCAGTGACACACTAACAAACATGGCGGACGCG CTCTCTGACATCAAAGTGTGTGTGGCGAAGCCGCCGCCCAAACGCCGTCGCATCCTGGACTCGTCCGCCATCGTCCCTGTGCCCATTTACTCCAACAAG GTCAACAGCAGTCTGCATCTGAAGGCGGAGCTTCCCCCAAGTGACCGTCTTGTCCCTGCAGACCAGGACGGTCTGTGGTCCCAGATGTCCTGTCGAGGGCACGCCCGAGCAGACGTGCTCACACTCAGCGACTCTGAGGAGGAACAGGAAGTGCCTTTGGTGGACCACGGCACAGACCA GGGAGGCTCCCGCCCACTGTCTCCTCCCCCAGAAGACATTCCTGTGCAGAAACAATCCAGACAGTTCCAGAAGAAGATCGA CGAGGTGAACAGGAGGTTGCGGGCCGTCAGCGCCGCCCTCTCTCCCGAGGACGGGGGCAGGGTGCTGAGACGGCGGCGGAGTGCTGCTCCCGAGCAAGACGACGTCATCATTGTGGAGTCGGAGTCACATGACTGGCGAGCGGAGGAAAGCCGGCTGAAGGTGCGATGTCGCACGGAGGTCTACAAGCTTCCTGTGCTGTCG ACGACCTTGCTGAAGGAAGTGGCGAGCCAGCTGTCGGCCATACTTCACGTGCCCAGCCACCGCCTCCTGCTGCTGAGGGAGGAGGCGGAGCTTCCCGGTCACGCCAGCGTCCGCGAGCTGGGCCTGGGCATCGCCGACATCTTGG AGTGCGTCGTCATGGCGGCGGAGCGAGGCGGCCTCATCTCGGTGCGTCTGCAGGGCAAGGAGCGAGGGTCGGCGCGTGACTTCTCCGTGCATAAG GAGGCGGAGCTGGGCGCCATCTTCTCGCAGTACGTGTCGGCGATGCCCGCCCGTGCCAGACGGAAGGTGCAGTTTCACTTCGACGGCTGCAAGGTGACGGCCAATCAGACGCCCGCTCAGCTGGACATGGAGGATGGCGACATCATCGAGGTGTGGATGTGA